A window of the Scophthalmus maximus strain ysfricsl-2021 chromosome 8, ASM2237912v1, whole genome shotgun sequence genome harbors these coding sequences:
- the zgc:136908 gene encoding transitional endoplasmic reticulum ATPase, producing MPGPGGADLKGEDLSTAILKQKHRPNRLVVDEVTNEDSSIVSLSQGKMEELQLFRGDTVVLRGRKQRQTVCIALTDDTCGDKRIRMNRVTRSNLRVRLGDVISIHACPDIKYGKKIHILPIDDTIEGLTGSLYDVFLKPYFLEAYRPVHKGDVFLVRGSMRAVEFKVVETDPSPHCIVAPDTVIYCEGEPIKREDEEESLNDIGYDDIGGCRKQLAQIKEMVELPLRHPGLFKAIGVKPPRGILLYGPAGTGKTLVARAVANETGAFFFLINGPEIMSKLAGESESNLRKAFEEAEKNAPAIIFIDELDAIAPKREKTHGEVERRIVSQLLTLMDGLKQRAHVVVMAATNRPNSIDPALRRFGRFDREIDIGIPDTTGRLEILQIHTKNMKLSDDVDLERIGSGAHGHVGADLAALCSEAALQAIRKKMTVIDLEDESIDAELLNSLAVTMDDFQWALSQSNPSALRETVAEVPQVNWEDIGGLDKVKRELQELVQYPVEYPDKFLKFGMTPSRGVLFYGPPGCGKTLLAKAIANECQANFISIKGPEMLTMWFGESEANVRDVFDKARQAAPCILFFDELDSIAKSRGGGAGDAGGAADRVINQILTEMDGMSDKKNVFIIGATNRPDIIDSAILRPGRLDQLIYIPLPDKPSRTAVLNANLRKSPIARDVDLEYLSGITEGFSGADLTEICQRACKLAIREAIEAEIKAERQKQNRPGIPMDEDFDPVPEIRKDHFEEAMRFARRSVSDNDIRKYEMFAQTLQQSRGLGNFRFPSATGSQSGDQGSGSGSGRPNQHREGGDEDLYQ from the exons ATGCCAGGCccaggaggagcaga CCTGAAGGGAGAAGATTTGTCCACTGCCATCCTGAAGCAGAAACACAGGCCCAACAGACTCGTCGTGGATGAAGTTACCAATGAAGACAGCAGCATTGTCAGCCTCTcacag GGTaagatggaggagctgcagctcttcAGGGGGGACACAGTGGTGTTGAGGGGGCGGAAACAACGTCAGACGGTGTGTATCGCCCTGACCGATGACACCTGTGGAGATAAACGGATCCGGATGAACCGCGTGACACGCAGCAACCTGCGGGTCCGgcttggtgatgtcatcag tatCCATGCCTGCCCTGACATCAAGTACGGAAAAAAGATCCACATCCTCCCTATAGATGACACCATCGAGGGTCTGACTGGGAGCCTCTATGATGTTTTCCTCAAACCGTACTTTCTGGAGGCGTACCGGCCCGTACACAAAG GTGACGTCTTCCTGGTGAGGGGGAGCATGCGGGCGGTGGAGTTCAAGGTGGTGGAGACGGACCCCAGCCCTCACTGCATCGTTGCCCCGGACACTGTCATATATTGTGAGGGAGAACCAATCAAAAGAGAG GACGAGGAGGAAAGCCTGAACGACATTGGCTACGACGACATTGGAGGCTGTCGGAAGCAGCTGGCCCAGATCAAAGAGATGGTGGAACTTCCTCTCAGGCACCCGGGTCTTTTCAAGGCCATAGGAGTGAAG CCGCCCAGAGGCATCCTGCTGTACGGCCCTGCAGGAACAGGGAAGACCCTGGTGGCCCGAGCTGTAGCCAACGAAACTGGCGCCTTCTTCTTCCTGATCAATG GTCCTGAGATCATGAGTAAGCTGGCGGGAGAGTCTGAGAGCAACCTGAGGAAGGCGTttgaggaggcagagaaaaacgCTCCAGCTATCATCTTTATTGATGAGCTGGATGCGATCGCTCCCAAGAGAGAGAAG aCCCACGGTGAGGTGGAGAGGCGTATAGTGTCCCAGCTCCTGACCCTGATGGATGGCCTAAAGCAAAGGGCACATgtggttgtcatggcagcaaCAAACCGGCCAAACAGCATAGACCCTGCTCTGAGACGCTTtg GCAGGTTCGACCGGGAAATTGACATAGGAATCCCAGACACAACCGGCAGACTGGAGATCCTGCAGATCCACaccaaaaacatgaaactgtCTGACGACGTAGACCTGGAGAGG ATCGGCTCAGGGGCCCACGGACACGTAGGCGCCGACCTGGCCGCTCTGTGCTCAGAGGCTGCTCTGCAAGCCATCCGGAAGAAGATGACTGTCATAGACCTGGAGGATGAATCCATTGATGCGGAGCTGCTCAACTCACTTGCTGTCACCATGGATGACTtccaa TGGGCACTGAGTCAGAGCAACCCATCCGCCCTGAGGGAGACTGTTGCAGAGGTGCCTCAGGTCAACTGGGAAGACATAGGAGGACTGGACAAGGTCAAGAGGGAGCTACAAGAGCTCGTTCAG TACCCTGTCGAGTATCCGGACAAGTTCCTGAAGTTTGGGATGACGCCGTCTCGAGGCGTGTTGTTCTACGGTCCCCCGGGCTGTGGGAAAACCCTTCTGGCTAAGGCCATTGCCAACGAGTGCCAGGCAAACTTTATCTCCATTAAAGGACCCGAGATGCTCACCATGTGGTTCGGAGAATCCGAGGCCAACGTCAGAGACGTTTTTGATAAg GCCAGACAAGCAGCCCCCTGCATCTTGTTTTTCGATGAATTAGACTCCATTGCCAAATCCAGAGGAGGCGGTGCCGGGGACGCAGGTGGTGCGGCCGACAGGGTCATCAATCAAATACTCACAGAGATGGACGGAATGTCCGACAAAAAGAACGTTTTCATCATCGGTGCCACCAACAG ACCTGACATCATAGACTCGGCCATCCTGCGGCCAGGGCGTTTGGACCAGCTCATCTACATCCCTCTCCCAGACAAACCATCTCGCACCGCAGTCCTAAACGCCAACCTACGCAAATCTCCTATTGCACGA GACGTGGATCTGGAATACCTGTCTGGCATCACAGAGGGTTTCTCTGGCGCTGACCTGACAGAGATCTGCCAGCGGGCCTGTAAGCTGGCCATCCGAGAGGCCATCGAAGCCGAGATCAAGGCCGAGCGTCAGAAGCAGAACAGACCAGGCATCCCCATG gaTGAGGACTTCGATCCAGTCCCTGAGATCAGAAAGGACCACTTTGAAGAGGCGATGCGATTTGCCCGTCGCTCTGTCAGTGACAATGACATCCGCAAATATGAGATGTTTGCTCAAACTCTGCAACAGAGCAGAGGTTTAGGGAActtcag GTTCCCTTCTGCTACTGGATCCCAGTCTGGAGATCAGGGGTCAGGCTCTGGCTCAGGGAGGCCAAACCaacacagagaaggaggagacgaggatCTCTATCAGTAA